In the Kribbella sp. NBC_00482 genome, one interval contains:
- the ureB gene encoding urease subunit beta, with the protein MSAPGEIRVRPGTITLNADRSDDERLRLVIVNAGDRPIQIGSHLHLPDANSALAFDREAAQGFRLDIPSGTSQRFEPGASREVALVALRGRRLVPGIQLKQVDRG; encoded by the coding sequence ATGAGTGCTCCAGGTGAGATTCGCGTTCGGCCCGGAACCATCACGCTGAACGCCGACCGCTCCGACGACGAACGTTTGCGGCTGGTGATCGTGAACGCCGGCGACCGGCCGATCCAGATCGGCTCGCATCTGCATCTGCCCGACGCCAACAGCGCGCTCGCCTTCGACCGGGAGGCCGCGCAGGGCTTCCGGCTGGACATCCCGTCGGGTACGTCGCAGCGGTTCGAGCCCGGCGCCTCACGTGAGGTGGCGCTGGTCGCGCTCCGCGGTCGGCGGCTGGTGCCCGGGATCCAGCTCAAGCAGGTGGATCGTGGTTGA
- a CDS encoding urease subunit gamma, which produces MNFTPADVEKLLLSVAGMVARDRLARGVLLNHPETVALLSTWVIERAREGARVADLMESGRTVLTRDQVMPGVAELLHDVQVEATFPDGRKLVTIHNPIV; this is translated from the coding sequence ATGAACTTCACTCCCGCCGATGTCGAGAAGTTGCTGCTCTCCGTGGCCGGCATGGTCGCCCGCGACCGGCTGGCCCGGGGAGTGCTTCTCAACCACCCCGAAACCGTCGCCCTGCTCAGCACCTGGGTGATCGAACGCGCCCGCGAAGGCGCTCGCGTCGCCGACCTGATGGAATCCGGCCGCACCGTCCTCACCCGCGACCAGGTCATGCCCGGCGTCGCCGAACTCCTGCACGACGTGCAGGTCGAGGCGACGTTCCCGGACGGCCGCAAGCTCGTCACCATCCACAATCCGATCGTCTGA
- the lhgO gene encoding L-2-hydroxyglutarate oxidase, with protein sequence MTRSAVVVGGGIVGLAVARSLQRLDPGTPVVVLEKEPAVGAHQTGHNSGVVHSGLYYRPGSLKARFAVAGGTALREYCEEKGIPLDVPGKLVVATTEAELPQLDRLFGIGRENGVPVRRLNLGEVAEREPHLRVKGALAVDSTGRVDFKLVAAALADDVRAAGGEIRTGVSVTAVENAGSVVRVRTTDEVIEADRVAVCAGLHSDRLARASGLEPGVRILPFRGEFSELVPEREYLVKGLVYPVPDPDLPFLGVHLTRGIDGSVHLGPNAVPALSREGYSWRQIVARDVWEAATYRGSWKLARRYARTGAKEIVRSLTGRALVREARRMLPELQVSDVRRSGAGVRAQAVTRDGKLVDDFLFLRDGRALHVLNAPSPAATACLVIGDRIAEELSADRA encoded by the coding sequence GTGACGAGATCTGCGGTGGTTGTCGGTGGCGGGATCGTGGGGCTGGCTGTGGCGCGAAGCCTGCAGCGGCTCGATCCCGGTACGCCGGTCGTCGTACTGGAGAAGGAACCGGCCGTCGGGGCCCACCAGACCGGGCACAACTCGGGCGTCGTGCATTCGGGGCTGTACTACCGTCCCGGCTCGCTGAAGGCGCGGTTCGCGGTGGCGGGCGGTACGGCGCTGCGCGAGTACTGCGAGGAGAAGGGCATCCCGCTCGACGTGCCGGGCAAGCTGGTCGTGGCGACGACCGAGGCCGAACTGCCGCAGCTCGATCGCCTGTTCGGGATCGGCCGCGAGAACGGTGTCCCGGTACGCCGGCTGAACCTGGGCGAGGTCGCGGAGCGTGAACCGCACCTGCGGGTGAAGGGTGCTCTCGCGGTCGACTCGACGGGACGCGTCGACTTCAAGTTGGTGGCCGCCGCGCTCGCCGACGACGTACGGGCGGCAGGCGGCGAGATCCGGACCGGTGTGTCCGTGACGGCGGTCGAGAATGCCGGCTCCGTGGTGCGCGTGCGGACGACGGATGAGGTGATCGAGGCAGACCGGGTGGCCGTGTGCGCAGGCTTGCACAGCGACCGTCTTGCGCGGGCGTCGGGTCTCGAACCGGGGGTTCGCATCCTGCCGTTCCGCGGGGAGTTCAGCGAGCTCGTTCCCGAGCGGGAGTACCTGGTGAAGGGGCTGGTGTATCCGGTGCCCGACCCCGACCTGCCGTTCCTCGGTGTCCACCTGACCCGCGGTATCGACGGCAGCGTCCACCTCGGCCCGAACGCCGTCCCGGCGCTGTCCCGCGAAGGCTACTCGTGGCGACAGATCGTCGCGCGGGATGTCTGGGAGGCAGCGACGTACCGCGGTTCCTGGAAGCTCGCGCGCCGGTACGCACGCACCGGCGCGAAGGAGATCGTTCGCTCGCTCACCGGTCGTGCGCTGGTCCGCGAAGCGCGGCGGATGCTGCCGGAGTTGCAGGTCTCCGACGTACGCCGGTCCGGCGCGGGCGTCCGCGCTCAGGCCGTGACCCGCGACGGAAAGCTGGTCGACGACTTCCTGTTCCTCCGCGACGGCCGCGCCCTGCACGTACTGAACGCGCCGTCGCCCGCCGCCACCGCCTGCCTCGTCATCGGCGACCGTATCGCCGAGGAACTCTCCGCCGATCGCGCCTGA
- a CDS encoding urease subunit alpha, whose amino-acid sequence MVEISRAAYAALYGPTVGDQVRLGDTDLWVEVEQDFTVGGEEVVFGGGKSIRESMAQGTTTRAEGAPDTIISNVLVVDWWGIVRADVGIRDGRIVALGRAGNPDIADGVHPDLQIGPSTDVIAGEGRILTAGAIDAHVHLLSPSQLHEALATGITTIVGGGTGPSEGSKATTVTPGAWHLEQMHRALDAVPLNILLLGKGNTVSAEALAEQALAGAAGYKLHEDWGSTPAAIDTALRAADEWGLQVALHADSLNEAGYVESTLGAIAGRGIHAFHVEGAGGGHAPDILTIASYPHVIPGSTNPTLPHTVNTIAEHLDMLMVCHHLSPDVPEDLAFAESRIRATTIAAEDILHDLGALSVTSSDAQAMGRIGEVITRTWQVAHVMKHRRGPLGTVADNERVRRYVAKYTINPAIAHGIDHVVGSVEPGKLADLTLWDPRYFGVRPNLVIKGGAIAWAALGDPNASIPTPQPVLMRPAFGDAIGADLSYTFVSPAALEDGLAERLGLRRKLLGVRPTRELTKADLKNNDALPAIDIDPETFAIKVDGELVEPAPASVLPLAQLYAMF is encoded by the coding sequence GTGGTTGAGATCTCGCGCGCGGCGTACGCCGCCCTGTACGGGCCGACCGTCGGCGACCAGGTGCGCCTCGGCGACACAGACCTCTGGGTCGAGGTCGAGCAGGACTTCACCGTCGGCGGCGAGGAGGTCGTCTTCGGCGGCGGCAAGTCGATCCGCGAGTCGATGGCGCAAGGTACGACGACCCGCGCGGAGGGTGCGCCCGACACCATCATCAGCAACGTGCTGGTCGTGGACTGGTGGGGCATCGTCCGCGCCGACGTAGGCATCCGCGACGGCCGGATCGTCGCCCTCGGCCGCGCGGGCAATCCGGACATCGCGGACGGCGTACATCCCGACCTCCAGATCGGCCCATCCACCGACGTCATCGCCGGCGAGGGTCGCATCCTCACCGCCGGCGCGATCGACGCGCACGTCCACCTGCTGTCGCCGTCGCAGCTTCACGAGGCGCTCGCGACCGGGATCACCACGATCGTCGGCGGCGGCACCGGCCCGAGTGAGGGCTCGAAGGCGACCACGGTCACCCCCGGCGCGTGGCACCTCGAGCAGATGCATCGCGCGCTCGACGCCGTACCGCTGAACATCCTCCTGCTCGGCAAGGGGAACACCGTCAGCGCCGAGGCCCTCGCCGAACAAGCGCTCGCCGGTGCCGCCGGGTACAAGCTGCACGAGGACTGGGGTTCGACCCCGGCAGCGATCGACACAGCTCTGCGCGCTGCGGACGAGTGGGGTCTGCAGGTCGCGCTGCACGCCGACAGCCTGAACGAGGCAGGGTACGTCGAGTCGACGCTCGGCGCGATCGCGGGCCGGGGCATCCACGCGTTCCACGTCGAGGGCGCGGGCGGCGGTCACGCGCCGGACATCCTCACGATCGCGTCGTACCCGCATGTCATCCCGGGCTCGACGAACCCCACGTTGCCGCACACCGTCAACACGATCGCCGAGCACCTCGACATGCTCATGGTCTGCCACCACCTCAGCCCCGACGTCCCCGAGGATCTCGCGTTCGCCGAGTCCCGGATCCGCGCCACCACGATCGCGGCCGAGGACATCCTGCACGACCTCGGCGCGCTGTCGGTCACCTCGTCCGACGCGCAGGCGATGGGCCGGATCGGCGAGGTCATCACCCGCACCTGGCAGGTCGCCCACGTGATGAAACACCGCCGCGGCCCGCTCGGCACGGTCGCCGACAACGAGCGGGTACGCCGGTACGTCGCGAAGTACACGATCAACCCGGCCATTGCCCACGGCATCGATCACGTCGTCGGCTCGGTCGAACCGGGCAAGCTCGCGGACCTCACGCTCTGGGACCCGCGGTACTTCGGCGTCCGCCCGAACCTCGTGATCAAGGGCGGCGCGATCGCCTGGGCCGCCCTCGGCGATCCGAACGCGTCGATCCCGACGCCGCAGCCGGTGCTGATGCGGCCCGCGTTCGGCGACGCGATCGGGGCGGATCTCTCGTACACGTTCGTATCGCCGGCCGCGCTCGAGGACGGGCTGGCCGAGCGGCTCGGTCTGCGCCGGAAGCTGCTCGGCGTACGTCCGACGCGGGAGCTCACCAAAGCCGACCTGAAGAACAACGACGCGCTGCCGGCGATCGACATCGACCCGGAGACGTTCGCGATCAAGGTCGACGGCGAGCTGGTCGAGCCGGCGCCGGCGTCGGTCCTCCCACTCGCTCAGCTCTACGCGATGTTCTGA
- a CDS encoding MarR family winged helix-turn-helix transcriptional regulator produces the protein MLLLLKRIERQLELGLQPLLDEFGLTIEQWRIMAALHEEPGQPMSVLAESAVLPAASLTRHVDKLVERGLVLRRIHPDDKRRIVTALSPVGGTVAARLAPAQRELEADLAKYFQMEIHERSSSATHR, from the coding sequence GTGCTCCTCTTGCTGAAGCGGATCGAGCGGCAACTCGAGCTGGGTCTGCAGCCGTTGCTCGACGAGTTCGGCCTGACGATCGAGCAGTGGCGGATCATGGCCGCGCTTCACGAGGAGCCCGGGCAGCCGATGTCGGTGCTCGCGGAGTCCGCCGTACTGCCGGCCGCGAGCCTGACCCGGCACGTCGACAAGCTGGTCGAGCGCGGCCTGGTGCTGCGGCGCATCCACCCGGACGACAAGCGCCGGATCGTCACGGCGCTCTCCCCCGTCGGCGGCACGGTCGCCGCTCGCCTCGCTCCCGCTCAACGCGAGCTCGAGGCGGACCTGGCGAAGTACTTCCAGATGGAAATACACGAACGTAGCAGCTCGGCAACACACCGGTAA
- a CDS encoding substrate-binding domain-containing protein → MARSDVLPIAFVVPLQGPTGIYGPSCLACGQLAVEQLNARNGIAGRRVELVQVDAGRPPEVVAEDVGRLVDAGRVEAVAGWHISAVRVALTRRIGGRVVYAFAAMHEGGDDTPGVFMLGERPVNQLLPAAHWLREHLGARRWVVVGNDYVYPRVTGSVAQEALQGTGSEIVHSAYVPLGTADFRDVIDGLRATDADGVIMLLMGQDAVHFNRQFAAGGLSERLLRLSPAIEENTLLGAGSGANHGVYAAAAYFDKLATVESSEFAQQYYARFGAFAPALNAVGESCYEAIRFLARLGEISGSIAMSAGLPSGHFYDSPRGLLRLDGNLVDQDVYLAVADGLEFRIQEQIAHTA, encoded by the coding sequence GTGGCGCGCTCCGACGTACTGCCGATCGCCTTCGTCGTGCCGCTGCAGGGTCCGACCGGGATCTACGGACCGTCCTGTCTCGCCTGCGGCCAGCTCGCGGTCGAGCAACTGAACGCACGGAACGGCATCGCCGGCCGCCGGGTCGAGCTCGTCCAGGTGGACGCCGGCCGCCCGCCCGAGGTTGTCGCCGAGGATGTGGGGCGGCTCGTCGACGCGGGTCGGGTCGAGGCCGTGGCCGGCTGGCACATCTCCGCGGTCCGGGTCGCGCTGACCCGACGCATCGGCGGGCGGGTGGTGTACGCGTTCGCCGCGATGCACGAGGGCGGTGACGACACGCCTGGTGTGTTCATGCTCGGCGAGCGCCCGGTCAACCAGCTGCTGCCGGCGGCGCACTGGTTGCGCGAGCACCTCGGCGCCCGGCGTTGGGTTGTCGTCGGCAACGACTACGTCTATCCGCGGGTCACCGGCTCGGTGGCCCAGGAAGCCTTGCAGGGAACGGGATCCGAGATCGTGCACTCGGCGTACGTCCCACTCGGTACGGCGGACTTCCGGGACGTGATCGACGGGCTCCGGGCAACCGACGCCGACGGCGTGATCATGCTCCTCATGGGCCAGGACGCGGTGCACTTCAACCGCCAGTTCGCGGCCGGTGGATTGAGCGAGCGACTGCTCCGGCTCAGCCCGGCGATCGAGGAGAACACGCTGCTCGGCGCCGGATCGGGCGCGAACCACGGCGTCTACGCGGCCGCGGCGTACTTCGACAAGCTCGCGACCGTCGAAAGCAGCGAGTTCGCCCAGCAGTACTACGCCCGCTTCGGGGCCTTCGCGCCGGCCCTCAACGCGGTGGGTGAGTCCTGTTACGAGGCGATCCGCTTCCTCGCCCGGCTCGGCGAGATCAGCGGCTCGATCGCAATGTCGGCCGGGCTCCCGAGCGGTCACTTCTACGACAGCCCGCGCGGGCTGCTGCGGCTCGACGGCAATCTCGTCGACCAGGACGTGTACCTGGCGGTCGCCGACGGCCTCGAATTCCGAATCCAGGAGCAGATCGCCCACACCGCCTAG
- a CDS encoding purine-cytosine permease family protein, whose product MSVEPSLDHRTTAEAPAPTTATRETLEDYTLRFAPRSYRKWSTGVVAVSALGGIAYLADFAIGANIGIAYGTTNALWGIAIFAVVIFATGLPLAYYAARYNIDLDLITRGSGFGYYGSVVTNVIFASFTFIFFALEGSIMAQGLQLGLHVPLWLGYAVSTLVIFPLVIYGMKVLSTLQVWTTPLWLILMVLPFCYLLISHPSSVSTFFDYGPDADFGSMLLAAGVCLSLIAQIAEQIDYLRFMPPKTPENSRRWWTAMLLAGPGWVIFGALKQVIGLFLAVYLIANVADSSSIANQPVHQFLEIYRGFLPGWLAMTLAVVLVVISQVKINVTNAYSGSLAWTNSYTRLTRHYPGRLVFLGFNLVIALVLMEANMFDFLNTILGFYANCGMAWIVVVASDIVFNKYLLGLSPKAPEFRRGMLYAVNPVGFGSMAAAAGLSIVVFFGGLGEGIKPYSPLVAIGLALVLPPVLAVLTRGKYYLRRDNDGLDLPMYDEHGNPSGEVLTCHVCRQQYERPDMTACETHSAAVCSLCLSTDKVADHVLPLQA is encoded by the coding sequence ATGTCTGTGGAACCCTCGCTCGACCACCGCACCACCGCTGAAGCCCCCGCACCCACCACCGCGACCCGCGAGACGCTGGAGGACTACACCCTCCGGTTCGCGCCGCGCAGCTACCGCAAATGGTCGACCGGCGTCGTCGCCGTCTCGGCCCTCGGCGGGATCGCCTATCTCGCCGACTTCGCGATCGGCGCGAACATCGGGATCGCGTACGGGACCACGAACGCGCTGTGGGGTATCGCGATCTTCGCCGTGGTGATCTTCGCGACCGGCCTGCCGCTCGCGTACTACGCCGCGCGCTACAACATCGACCTCGACCTGATCACCCGCGGCAGCGGCTTCGGGTACTACGGCTCGGTCGTCACCAACGTGATCTTCGCGTCGTTCACGTTCATCTTCTTCGCACTCGAAGGCTCCATCATGGCGCAGGGCCTTCAACTAGGCCTTCATGTGCCGCTGTGGCTCGGGTACGCCGTGTCCACGCTGGTGATCTTCCCGTTGGTGATCTACGGGATGAAGGTGCTGTCGACACTCCAGGTGTGGACGACGCCGCTGTGGCTGATCCTGATGGTGCTGCCGTTCTGCTACCTGCTCATCTCGCACCCGTCGTCGGTGTCGACGTTCTTCGACTACGGTCCGGACGCCGACTTCGGATCGATGCTGCTGGCCGCCGGCGTGTGCCTGTCGCTGATCGCGCAGATCGCCGAACAGATCGACTACCTGCGGTTCATGCCGCCGAAGACCCCGGAGAACTCGCGCCGGTGGTGGACCGCGATGCTGCTGGCCGGGCCGGGCTGGGTGATCTTCGGCGCCCTGAAGCAGGTGATCGGCCTGTTCCTGGCCGTCTACCTGATCGCGAACGTCGCCGACTCGTCGTCGATCGCGAACCAGCCGGTGCACCAGTTCCTCGAGATCTACCGCGGGTTCCTGCCCGGGTGGCTGGCGATGACGCTGGCCGTCGTACTGGTCGTCATCAGCCAGGTGAAGATCAACGTGACGAACGCGTACTCCGGTTCGCTGGCCTGGACGAACTCGTACACGCGGCTGACCCGGCACTACCCCGGACGGCTCGTGTTCCTCGGGTTCAACCTGGTGATCGCGCTGGTGCTGATGGAGGCGAACATGTTCGACTTCCTGAACACCATCCTCGGGTTCTACGCAAACTGCGGGATGGCGTGGATCGTGGTCGTTGCCTCGGACATCGTGTTCAACAAGTACCTGCTGGGGTTGTCGCCCAAGGCTCCGGAGTTCCGGCGCGGCATGCTGTACGCCGTCAACCCGGTCGGCTTCGGGTCGATGGCGGCCGCCGCCGGCCTCTCGATCGTCGTGTTCTTCGGTGGACTCGGCGAAGGGATCAAGCCGTACTCGCCGCTCGTCGCGATCGGCCTCGCCCTCGTCCTGCCGCCGGTGCTGGCCGTTCTCACCCGTGGCAAGTACTACCTGCGGCGGGACAACGACGGGCTGGACCTGCCGATGTACGACGAGCACGGCAACCCGTCCGGTGAAGTGCTGACGTGCCACGTGTGCCGACAGCAGTACGAGCGCCCCGACATGACCGCCTGCGAAACGCACTCCGCCGCAGTGTGCTCGCTGTGCCTCAGCACGGACAAGGTCGCCGACCACGTCCTACCGTTGCAAGCATGA